The following coding sequences lie in one Niabella agricola genomic window:
- the lpxB gene encoding lipid-A-disaccharide synthase: MQNGFKYYIIAGEASGDLHGGNLVAAIKQLQPESRIRGWGGDKMQAAGMQLIKHYRELAFMGFVEVVMNLKTIMNNLRFCKEDILAFRPDVLVLVDYPGFNLRIAKWAREQGIKVVYYISPQVWAWKEGRVKMMKRCIDKMLVILPFEQAYYQNKWNWAVDYVGHPLIEEIDRKKKTGSDLIIRDALGAPVTKPVIALLPGSRKQEIEKKLPVMLEVSRAFPDYQFVVAQAPAVEDSFYQQFTVQYPNVSIVNNRTYDVLLQATAALVTSGTATLETALFGVPEVVCYKGSEISYQIAKRVISIKYISLVNLIMDKPVVKELIQGEMNTANIIVELKALLFDEQRKAALKKDYAELHRMLAAEGDASRKAAAIITAFSASAAG; this comes from the coding sequence ATGCAAAATGGATTCAAATATTATATCATAGCCGGAGAGGCTTCCGGCGATCTGCACGGCGGCAACCTCGTGGCAGCCATCAAACAATTGCAGCCGGAAAGCCGGATCAGGGGCTGGGGAGGTGACAAGATGCAGGCTGCAGGTATGCAGCTGATCAAGCATTACCGTGAGCTGGCCTTTATGGGTTTTGTGGAAGTGGTGATGAACCTGAAGACCATTATGAACAACCTGCGCTTTTGCAAGGAGGACATTCTGGCGTTTAGACCGGATGTATTGGTATTGGTGGATTATCCCGGTTTTAATCTGCGCATCGCCAAATGGGCGCGGGAGCAGGGAATTAAAGTGGTATACTATATCTCACCACAGGTATGGGCCTGGAAGGAGGGAAGGGTGAAAATGATGAAACGTTGCATTGATAAAATGCTGGTGATCCTGCCATTTGAACAGGCCTATTATCAAAACAAATGGAACTGGGCGGTAGATTATGTAGGGCATCCGCTTATTGAAGAGATCGACCGGAAAAAGAAAACAGGAAGCGACCTGATAATCCGTGATGCCTTGGGTGCACCGGTAACCAAACCGGTTATTGCATTGCTGCCGGGCAGCCGTAAACAGGAGATCGAAAAGAAACTGCCGGTAATGCTGGAAGTAAGCCGGGCATTTCCCGATTATCAATTTGTGGTGGCACAGGCTCCGGCGGTAGAGGATAGCTTTTATCAACAATTTACGGTACAGTACCCCAATGTAAGCATTGTAAACAACCGTACCTATGATGTATTGCTGCAGGCCACTGCGGCGTTGGTTACATCCGGAACGGCCACGCTGGAAACCGCCCTGTTTGGGGTACCGGAAGTGGTTTGTTACAAGGGCTCGGAAATCAGTTACCAGATTGCAAAGCGGGTAATTAGCATCAAATATATTTCGCTGGTGAACCTGATCATGGATAAACCCGTGGTTAAAGAATTGATCCAGGGGGAAATGAATACGGCCAATATCATTGTTGAGCTAAAAGCCCTGCTATTTGATGAGCAGCGGAAAGCAGCGTTGAAAAAGGATTATGCAGAACTGCACCGGATGCTGGCGGCAGAAGGCGATGCCTCCCGGAAAGCGGCAGCCATTATTACAGCGTTCAGCGCGTCAGCAGCCGGATAA
- a CDS encoding DUF6728 family protein has protein sequence MGIWDQIAQYLFLKKKDPNTPKSKWVGYMHGINRLSILLFLIAIIFIIIRLLTR, from the coding sequence ATGGGCATCTGGGATCAAATCGCACAATACCTATTCTTAAAAAAGAAAGATCCGAATACTCCCAAAAGCAAATGGGTGGGTTATATGCACGGCATCAACCGGCTGAGTATTTTATTGTTTTTGATTGCGATCATCTTCATCATTATCCGGCTGCTGACGCGCTGA